The Pogoniulus pusillus isolate bPogPus1 chromosome 3, bPogPus1.pri, whole genome shotgun sequence nucleotide sequence TCCTCTGATTTTTCCTGtgagagttaaaaaaaaccctgataGACAACGGGGCATGTGGGGAAAGGATCCCAGATTGGCACTATCTGCTTTGTGGAAGGATGCACCATTGTGCTGGAGTGTTTGCCTTCACTCTGGAAAGAGAGCAGCCAGTGTAGACAGCATGGATCTGTGTGACTTCTCGCTTCACTTCCTTCTCAAAACCCCTCATAAATCACCTACAACTGTTCTGTCTTCTGGTGATATAATATTATCTTTCTCTTTTGAGTTACAGAAAGGCTGAATACTAGAGAGGGAATTTGGCCTCTCAGGGAGAAGACAAGCAAAGTTTTGGGAATGAGACAAAATTCTCTGACCTAAGAAATGATTATGAGCACCAAGAACTCTGGCTTTAAAAGCACTCATGAACTTTTCCATCATATTTTGCCCAGAAATTGACATTTATTATCATTACTTTGACCAATGTAAAATTCTTTAGAGTCACTGTAAAAGCATGAGCATTGGGAAAGAGAAACATGATTTTGAATCGAAAAAGTGAAATTAATATGCAGTTAATTTACATTTTTAATATGCATGAATGATCAAGACCAATTGCACATACATTCAGAAACCaaactttcctttcctttcctttcctttcctttcctttcctttcctttcctttcctttcctttcctttcctttcctttcctttcctttcctttcctttcctttcctttcctttcctttcctttcctttcctttcctttcctttcctttcctttcctttcctttcctttcctttcctttcctttcctttcctttcctttcctttcctttcctttcctttcctttcctttcctttcctttcctttcctttcctttcctttcctttcctttcctttcctttcctttcctttcctttcctttcctttcctttcctttcctttcctttcctttcctttcctttcctttcctttcctttcctttcctttcctttcctccttttccttttttctcttttcttctcttttttcttttcttttcttttcttttcttttcttttcttttcttttcttttcttttcttttcttttcttttcttttcttttcttttcttttcttttctttcctttcctttcctttcctttcctttcctttcctttcctttcctttcctttcctttcctttcctttcctttcctttcctttcctttcctttcctttcctttcctttcctttcctttcctttcctttcctttcctttcctttcctttcctttcctttcctttcctttcctttcctttcctttcctttcctttcctttcctttcctttcctttcctttcctttcctttcctttcctttcctttcctttcctttcctttcctttcctttcctttcctttcctttcttttcttttcctccttttccttttttctcttttcttttcttttcttttcttttcttttcttttcttttcttttcttttcttttcttttcttttcttttcatttcatttcttttcatttcttttcttctcttctcttttctcttctcctttcttttgttttcttttcttttgttttgttttcttttattttattttgttttcttttgtttagctttcttttcttttcctttctttcctttcctttctcctttcctctctcctttcctctcctctcctttctcctttcctttcctttctcctttcctttcctttcctttcctttcctttcctttcctttcctttcctttcctttcctttcctttcctttcctttcctttcctttcctttcctttcctttcctttcctttcctttccttctttttcctttttcttttcttttcttttcttttcttttcttttcttttcttttcttttcttttcttttcttttcttttcttttcttttcttttcttttcttttcttttcttttcttttcttttcttttcttttcttttcttttcttttcttttcttttcttttcttttcttttcttttcttttcttttcttttcttttcttttcttttcttttcttttctttttactgtTGAGACCCATGTTTCTACAAAGAGTTTGCTTGACAGATTCAAAACTAGCATTCTTTACACACCTAACTAAGCTCCAACGACCTCTCACACAGCTGTTCTCAAATGAGAAACAAACAGGCTAAGAAATATTGAGGTGAAGAGGGATTAGCTCTGTGAAGTGTTTTGTAACATTGAAGAAACTGTCCTTGTGATATTAATGAAATGAAGGCTGAGCATTATGATAAGGAAGACAATAAATAAATAGAGATAAAAGTAATCCCAGGTTATAATCCTATTATAAACTCTTTCAGAAGGTGAAACTTTTCTCCAGACCTTGCAGGAAGGTGGGAAGTCATATTTCAAGAAAAGATAGGTACAGTGTGGCATCTTCATTAACACTTATTTTACTTTTGAGATTAACCAAAATGAATCAGAATAAATTAGCACCATGATGCTGTCAGATGCAAAGAAGGTCAAAGGCTTCGTGATCACAGTtggaaaagcagcaacagagaaaATGAGCACTTTAGTGACATTTATAAAGACATCTGTTCTGGGATccctggagctggcagtgctgtctTGTGTATCTCTGCAGAGAGGTAATTAACACCATGGAGGACAGCAAAATAtcataaagaaaaacaaatcactCCATGGATAAGCAGAAAAGAGATGTTAATATTAGGAGTATCAGGGTGTAAATTCACCACACAACTGATAACCCAGACGAGAGCAAAGACATGACAAAGCAGACCAGCAGTTGAAAGTGCTGACCACTCAGTCAGCTTCACCTCTGAGCCTGATGAGATTATAAACAGATCCTCCTGGAAACTGTATTAAAGTGTAGAAGAATTGAAGAGATGGATTCACTAAGGGCAATTTTTGCCTGGCAAGTTTGGTGGTCTTTTACTATGGGGTTACGGAGTTGGTAGGCAGGAGAAGAGCAACTAGTGTCACCTGCATGGACCTTTGCAAAGCATTTGGCACTTTCACACACAACATCCTTTTCTCTAAACTGGGGAGAGGCATGAGTTTGACAGATGGACAGCTCAGTGGATAAGTGTCATGGCAGGCCAAAACAGgcctgaacatgtcctggcttgcccagacatgtttttctactctccctcccttcaggtagttgtagacagcaatgaggtcacccctgagcctcctcttctccaggctaaacactcccaattgtctcagcctttcctcacaaggctgtgctccaggcccctcaccagctttgttgcccttctctggacacattccagcaccttaacatctttcttgaattgaggagcccagaactggacacagcactcaaggtgtggtctgagcagtgctgagtacaggggcagaataacctcccttgtcctactggccacactgctcctgatgcagcccaggatgccattggctctgctgcccacctgggcacactgctgcctcatcttcagctattgtctaccagtacccccaggtccctttcttcctggctgctctcagccacgctgtccccagcctgtagcactgctttggggtagttgtggccaaagtgcagaaccctgcacttggccttgttaaacctacAGAGAATACAGATAATGATTTTAGGAAGGGAAAGGTTGAAGTACAAAGAGCAGGGCAAGAAGAGAAATTAAATGGGAAACTGTGGAAGAAGACATGGAAGAAAATACTGAAGCTTGGGGAAAGGATGGGAAGTGAAAGGACAAAAGCAATAATTTATTTACCAAGTAAGTGATTTACAATTCTAATTTATGTACCCAGCCACCTCATTCTGTGCTGGGTATAACAAAGCTTTGATCAATACAACATAAAGACATCAAGTGCTTGAGCTTCGTCCTCTTCTCCCCTGGAAGCACTGAAGGATATTTTATTAATCATTGCTCTTGCAGTGGATATCTCActcctggaggtgaggagaccGTGAAAAAGCTGAGCAGGGGTCAGTATTGTCATATCTGGCTCTGATCCTTTTCCTTCAGACTGCCACCAGAAATACATTTGGAAATATCTAAAAAGAAACTCTTTGAGGAACTGAATTTTACCAGAGCTTCCTGATTaggtttaaaaaacccaaacattatcAACCTctccccacccaaaaaaaaaaaacccaaaccaccacaacctaACCCAACACCAGAGAACCCCTCAATTCTTGCAGAAGGattctttttttcatagaatcatagaatggtctaggttggaagggacctcaagcatcatccaattccaaccccctgccgtaggcagggacacctcccactagaacaggttgctcagggcctcatccagcctggccttaaacacctccagggaggaagcagccacagcctccctgggcaacctgtgccagtgctgccagTAGGAAAAAGGATCAAATGAaaggtgaaaggcctggaacacaaaccctgtgaggagaggctgagggagctgggggtgtgcagcctgcagaagaggaggctcagggcagagctcattgctgtctgcaactacctgaagggaggctgtagccaggtggggttggtctcttctgccaggcaaccagcagcagaacaaggggacacagtctcaagttgtgtcagggcaggtctaggctggatgttaggaggaagttgttgtcagagagagtgattggcattggaatgggctgcccagggaggtggtggagttgccatccctggaggtgttgaagcaaagcctggctgaggcacttagtgccatggtctggttgactagccagggctgggtgctaggttggactggatgatgttggaggtctcttccaacctggttgattctatgattctatgagctatCACAGGGTGACTCTTCTGATCCTGGTCCATATTGGCAGGGCATGCAGCTGTAGAACAAGGTGGTGCTTTGGGATGAGAATGGGGGTTCccatcagcctctctgcagAACTGCATGGCCAGGGCTTTAGAGGGATTTCTGAgcatgctagtttgaagctagctagaatgttttggtgagaaggattagatgacaggctgtgaaagagaatcaaagggtgatgtctacttcactcataggcttgctgagatgcataagaacaagaatataaacaTAGGTAAGGTATTGGCACtcggggcactgcctgatctaTGGGCATTTCTCTTTCTAACCtcagctgccatctctctgattaatccacttgcttcctaatcccccctggctgacccctccattcttccttggggcacaaggcaatgtctggggtaagattgaggggtgggagaaggtgaaaggtggttgggagcccctcctggggactcaggtttctgggaaggctgttgtgtttctgtttttccttttaccttgcatatttctgtctataactgtatatactgtaaatatctgcttgtatactgtgctaagctgtaaatataagcttcattcaatttccagagccactgagtctagtctgggtgatttctgaagtgtgtgtgtgtgggggggggtaacacccagACCACCACACTGACTCTCTCTTGatgcagcacacagagcagtggATGCTACAGTAGTCTCTGCTTTAGAGGACCCTGCATTGCTTCCCCAAATGCTGTGCACATGTGTTCAGTcatcccctgctcctgctaTGTGGTCTGACCCAGCTGTTCACACAAGTTAATAATCACATCACTTCATATTACATGGTGCATTCATTTATGCCTCCTATTAGCATATCTTTCattgggaaaaaatgttttaaggTACCAGTTTAAAGCATATTCACTCCTCAACGAATCCTGTTAAGTAGTGGTTTCAAAGCATTTATAAAGGCTTTACTCCAGCATTTCAAACACTGAGGTCAATAAACTCCAAAACTACATGAGTCACCCTATTCATTAGTTTTATAGATGGGACTGAAACTCTCACCACAGTGATTTATAACCTAGCATTAGCTAAATTCCTGCAGAGAGGATATATAGCATAAAAATACTTGAGCTGAGCAAACAACTTCAAAACAGAATCACCTGACACATTATGTGATAAAACACAACAGGATTTGTTGAACATATTTCATCAACCTCATGTGAAACTTCATAGCAGCATGAAATATTAAAAGACACCAGCCACAGAAATGACTCATAGCTGCTAAaaacaccccaataaatcacaACAAATTTTgtgaacagaatcatagaatcaagcaggttggaagagacctccaagctcatccagtccaacctagcacccagccctagccagtcaactagaccatggcactaagtgcctcagccaggcttttcttcaacacctccagggatggtgactccaccacctccctgggcagcccattccaatgccaatcactctctctgccaggaacttcctcctaacatccagccttgacctctCCTGCCaaaacatgagactgtgtccccttcttctgttgctggttgcctggcagaagagaccaaccccacctgactacagcctcccttcagttagctgtaggcagcaatgaggtctgccctgagcctcctctgctgcaggctgcacagccccagctccctcagcctctcctcataggtcttGTGTTCAGAATGGTCATTTCAACAAGATTTTCTAGCCTGGACAGGTGCATATATGTACCTAGATCTATTTGCACTGTAATCACCACCTTAGTAATCCTCTTTCAAGAAAATCAAATGAAGGCATATAAATATATTTCAAACAAGTGATTCTGCTTTAAGTAGATATTTAATCACTGAAATATCAGGTGCATCCTGGAATCCTAACACCAATTAATCTACTTGTGAGTGTGATTCCATTATATTCATTGGCTGTACATTTCAACATCTTAATATTTCCTTCAGATTATCATTCAAGTAGTTCTTCATGCTTAAGAgaatgttttgtttgtgtgtcaCACCAGCTGGAACTTGTATGACATATTAAACAATCAAGTTTTCAGGTTGTCATATGAAGGATCCTTTAGCAGAGAACTGATATCTGTGATCTGTGTAATTTTTGCCTCTGTTTTAGCTCCATGTTTTgttgttcatttttttctttcaattccAACATATCTTAAAACTGCCTTAAATTGAGAATCTGAAATCACAAAGCAGCCTGTGCTCGATTTGTTATTTAAATGCAttagagaatcataaaatcaaccaggttggaagagacctccaagatcatccagtccaacctatgttTCCTTTTGGTGTATTCTTATTCTTGCTCTTAATCACATAagactgaggggggaaaaatagtgcagaggataaaaaaaaaggcaaacctaAATGTCTCTTCAGATACTCTGAAATGTTCTAATCACAGAAATCTCTGAAAGATGAAAGTTATTGACTAagagaaaaggcagcaaaaCAGTGCATGCTTAACAGTCTTGATTCCAGGTTTGTTACTGGTGAATGTTTCTCTCAAGCTATACTGTGGGCCTCTTCCATAGGCACTTAAGATGCTGGCAAAGGATCCTAAATGCCAGTCTCAGCTTTGAGTTGACCACGATCAGTATAACAGAGTGTATGGAAGGATATGCCCCAGCTACAATTAAGGCTACTGCAACTTTTGCAGCATCTTTTCTTTGAGATGTGGACAGGATCAGCAGAACTTGAGCTACCACACTAGAAATATATAAGACCAAGAATGAAATGATGGATTTGATGACAGTTAGATGAACATCTATCAAAGGATCCCTGAAAGTATTTGCATAAGATTGCATAGTCTTTCTGTGTTTCCACAGAGAAGCAATTAATGAAGCTGAGGTTACCACAGATAGCACTAGAGGGAAGAAACAACCTATGAAGTAGAGAAGCAGCAGGTACAGATGTGAGCTATCCCAGTaagtgctctgtgctgtgctgttttcTCTACAGTTTCCTGTTGAGCTGCAGAGGTAAGTGCTGGATGTAATCCacagaaaaggaagggaagtcATAGAAGAGATCACCAATGATCCTAGGAGCAGCCACGGGACCATCCCAGCTATCCTGAGCTTgatttgcagcagcagccattgGGTGACATTGATAATCCTTACACAGTAAAGTACATAGAGCCAGGTACTGAACCACAAACTGGAATGGTTCACAAACATCCACACAGCACCAAAAGCTTTGTACACAGCAGCCAACTTAAACGCATCTGTAAAATAGAGACTATGGATGTGCATCAGTACAGTCACCTGCAAGATCCATCTTGATGTGCTCAGAAAGATGAGGATCATGTCAGCAGAGGAAATTTTTTTGGTTTTGAACCAGTTAGTGGCATTAACAGCTGTAATAAATCCATTTCCAATAAATCCAACAGCAGCTTCCACAGCTACAATACTTATTGAAATAATAATCACCGGGGGCAACATCTTGCTGCTTTGGTCACCTCTGCCTGGTCAGCTTGTGGAGCTGTACCTGAAGTGAAGCAGACCTGATGGTGTCTGGCTAGCCCCAGCTTCAGCCTAGTCACCCTTATATCTAGGAACAAAAAGACATTTGGAAATGATAGTGGAAAGTGATTATTGATGTCCTTCCTGAGTGTGCAAATCAGAGAAGGCTTTAATAATGAATTATAGCCTTTTACTTGCATAAGATTTGCCTATGCTTTTCCTTAGGGATATAAATAGTTAGCAACATTAATCTTCTCATCTTTTTGTTGAATTGT carries:
- the LOC135193186 gene encoding taste receptor type 2 member 40-like, with the translated sequence MLPPVIIISISIVAVEAAVGFIGNGFITAVNATNWFKTKKISSADMILIFLSTSRWILQVTVLMHIHSLYFTDAFKLAAVYKAFGAVWMFVNHSSLWFSTWLYVLYCVRIINVTQWLLLQIKLRIAGMVPWLLLGSLVISSMTSLPFLWITSSTYLCSSTGNCRENSTAQSTYWDSSHLYLLLLYFIGCFFPLVLSVVTSASLIASLWKHRKTMQSYANTFRDPLIDVHLTVIKSIISFLVLYISSVVAQVLLILSTSQRKDAAKVAVALIVAGAYPSIHSVILIVVNSKLRLAFRILCQHLKCLWKRPTV